A stretch of the Rosa rugosa chromosome 5, drRosRugo1.1, whole genome shotgun sequence genome encodes the following:
- the LOC133711575 gene encoding uncharacterized protein LOC133711575, translating into MTNNHWTMYFNGSSTEFSAGAGVVVETPEGQKFQFAFQLDFTCTNNQAEYEALIVGSEILQEMGARRVLVFGDSLLVINQLNKEFKCTSWGLLSYHALADQLANTFDRISFAQLPKGQNMEANEMAQLASGLRISEGDNSRVIKIFK; encoded by the coding sequence ATGACCAACAACCATTGGACAATGTATTTTAATGGGTCCAGTACTGAGTTTTCAGCAGGAGCTGGTGTTGTCGTTGAAACACCTGAAGGACAAAAGTTCCAGTTTGCCTTCCAATTAGACTTTACATGCACAAACAATCAGGCAGAATATGAGGCTCTTATTGTTGGCTCGGAGATTCTCCAAGAGATGGGGGCACGACGAGTTCTGGTGTTCGGAGATTCTCTACTTGTCATCAACCAGTTGAATAAGGAGTTCAAATGCACAAGTTGGGGACTTTTATCTTATCACGCTTTAGCTGACCAGCTCGCCAACACGTTCGACAGAATCTCTTTCGCCCAACTCCCAAAGGGACAGAACATGGAGGCCAATGAGATGGCCCAATTAGCTTCAGGGTTACGGATCTCCGAAGGAGACAACTCCCGAGTCATCAAGATTTTCAAATGA